The Proteus terrae subsp. cibarius genome contains the following window.
ATCTGCACAGCAAATCACGAAAATCAATGATGAAAAAACATCATTAGAGATCACTGGTCATGCCAAAGAAGTTGAAGACAAGCAATATAGCGCAGGTTTTCATATCACTCATACATCCAACAAAAATAATAGCACTGAAACTGAACAAGTAGGATCTACTATCAGTGGTGGCAGTGTTAAAGTTCAAGCGGATAAAGATGTCGCTTTTGCTGGCTCTGATTTAAAAACAACTGCAGGTAATGCCATTGTTTCTGGTGACAATATTGCTTTTGTTTCAACAGAAAATAAAAAAGAGACTGACAGTACAGATAGAACCATTTCAGGTGGCTTTAGCTATACTGGTGGTGTTGATAAGATCGGTAGTAAAGCTGATTTCCAATATGATAAACAGCATACAACAACTGATATCACCAAAAATAAAGGTAGCGAAACTCAAGTTGCAGGTGATTTAACCATTACTGCAAACAATGATGTAACGCATCAAGGTGCATCACACAAAGTTGATGGTGCGTATAAAGAATCAGGTGAAAATATCAATCACCTTGCTGCAAATGATAGTGCAACATCTAAAACAGATACCTTAAATATCGGTGTCGATGTAGGTGTTAATCTTGATTATAGCGGTGTGACTAAACCGATTAAAAAAGCAGTAGAAGATGGAATTGATACCACAAAACCGGGTAACAATACCGATATGGATAAGAAGGTTACCTTTAAAGATGCCATTAGTAATCTTGCTAACTTAAGTAATTTAGAAGCGCCAAATGTGGGTGTTGAAGTCGGTGTTAAAGGTGGCGGTAGCCAGAAATCACAAAGTGATAGTCAAGCGGTTTCTACATCAATTACCGCGGGTAAAATTAATACTGATAGCAATAAAACGCTACATGACCAAGGTACTCATTATCAATCTACCCAAGGTGACATTGCGCTAACCGCTAACACTCATACCAGTGAAACGGCCCAAAACAAACACCAAGAGTCCTTCCATGAAACAACAGGTGGCGGTCAAGTAGGTGTCAGCACCAAAACAGGCACTGATATTACCGTAGCAATTAAAGGTGAAGGTAAAACCACTGACACAAACCTAACCACAACCAAAGCTGAAGGTAGCCAGTTTAATTCAGCCAGTAATATCAATATTAATGTACGTGAAGACGCATATTATGAAGGCGCTAAATTTGATGCTCAAGATGGAAAAACTGTCATTAATGCTGGCGGTGATTTAACACTTGCACAAGCAGCAGATACCCACACTGAAAGCCAACATAACGTGAATGGCAGTGCAAACCTGAAAGTCGGTACAACACCAGACAGTAAAGATTACGGTGGTGGCTTTAACGCAGGTGGTGCAAATCATCAAAAAGATCAGACAACAGCAAAAGCGGGTTCAGTGAATGCCTCTCAAGGTATTGAGTTAAACTCAGGCCATAATCTGACTTTACAAGGCACTCATTTAACCAGCGAAAATGATGTTGCTCTGACTGCAACTAACAAAGTTGATTTCCAAGCAACAGAATCTCAACGTACTGAAACAGGTAAGAACTTATCGGGTGGATTACAAGCGGGCTTTGGTCAAAATGCAGGTGATAAATCATCTTCTGTCAATGGCTTAGGCGGTGCTGAATTTGCTATTGGTAAGCAAGATGAGAAGAGTGTTTCTCGTGAAGGTGGAACTATTGCTAACCAAGGTAATTTAACCGTTAATGGTAGCTCTGTTAATCTTCAAGGTACTAAAGTTAATAGCAAAGATACGCAATTAACTTCTCAATCTGGTGATACCACGCTGACATCAGCACAATCAACGGATTACAAAAATAACTGGGGTACTGATATCTCTTTAAATGGCAAGCAAACCAATACGACGCCAAAAGAAGTGACTGATGAAAACCCAGCAACCTCTATCCATGATATTGGTGGTAAAGTTTTAGTAAACGTTGAAGATCAACAAAAGTCTACACACCAAAATGCCTCTGTAGAAACAGGCACATTAACTTTAAATAGTGACAAAAACCTCGCTCTTTCTGGTGCAAATGTTTCTGCAGATAATGTAACGGGTAATGTGGGCGGTGATTTTACAGTGACTAGCCAAAAAGACAGCGATCGTCACGTTAATGTTGATGTAAATGTCGGTTATAACCATAACAATGATCCTAAATCTAGCCAAGTTGATAAAACAGCTAAAGCAGGTGGATCACTATTAGAAAACACTATCAAAGAGACCATTGATTCAGGTATTAAATCTGCAACAGATGTTATCTCTGATAAATATAATTCACTCTCTTCAACTATCGCAGATAAAACGGGTATCAGTGGCGAAACAAAAGCCAAAATTGATAAAGGTGTAGGCACAGTGGGTAACGGTATCAAAAATATCGTAACTGGTGCTGAAGGTCATACAGCCAATGCGGATATCAAAGTTTCTCATATTGATAATGATGCAGTGACCCAAACCACAACCTTAACTAGTAAAAATGATATTTCATTAAATGTAAGTGGTACAACTAAGCTGGCAGGCGCTGAAATTAAAAGTGAGCAAGGTCAGGTTGATTTAGGTGGTAGCAACGTTCAATTAAACAATATTGAAGGCCATCAATATGAAGCCGGTGCAGATCTTGATCTGAAATCATCTGCAGTTGATTTAGTGAAACAACTTACAGGTGGCGACTTATCATTAAAATCACCTGTTAAAGTTAATGAAACTGTAAACACAAAATCGTCTATTTCTGAAAAATAATAGATACCTCATAAAAGAGTAATGCCTATTCTTTTGTAAGCCAAACCCGCTTGTTATCACAATAAGCGGGTTTTTTATTTATCTGCTTAGATTTCGCTGATCATCCAATAAATTTACACTTCTTTAAGATTTAAATTAAATGCAGAAAATGAGAAATAGAAGATAATGCATTGAATTAAAAATAGAAAAATACATTTTATCGTAGAAATTAAATCACTATCGATTTCTTGACCTTCCCCTAATGGTAAAGCCTAAGCTTTATCTCATACCATATTTAAAAGGGGATTTTTGATGAACACTAATACTACGTTGTCCTCTGCCAATCGGTTGAGTTTACCTGTTGAAGGTATGACATGTGCATCATGTGTTGGTCGTGTCGAACGAGCCTTAAAAGCCGTACCACAAATACAAGATGCCGTTGTCAATCTAGCCACTGAACGTGCAGATATTACATTTACAAATACACCCGACCCAATAGTTGCCGTGAGCGCCATTGAAAGTTCAGGTTATAAAGTACCCGAAGAGATAACCGAGCTGGCAATTGAAGAAATGACCTGCGCATCTTGCGTTGGTCGTGTAGAAAAAGCACTAGCTCAAGTACCCGGTGTATTAGAAGCCACGGTAAACCTTGCAACTGAACGCGCTCGGGTACGCCATTTATCAGGCGTAGTATCGATCACGGATTTAGAGGTCGCCGTTGTACACGCAGGCTATAAACCCCGTCGTTTATCTGATGATCCAGCAAATACACGTGATGTAGGTGAAGAGCGCCGTGAAAAAGAGGAACGTTCATTACGTCGCGCATTACTTATCGCCACTATTTTCACATTACCCGTTTTTGTTATTGAAATGGGCTCACACTTTATTCCCGGCGTACATGGTTGGGTTACTCAAACACTGGGGCAACAACTAAACTGGTATATTCAATTTATCCTCGCCACTGTTGTGATGTTTGGCCCTGGTTTACGCTTTTTCCAAAAAGGAATACCAGCGTTATTACGCGGTGCTCCTGATATGAACTCATTAGTGTCTGTTGGTACAGCAGCCGCTTACGGCTATTCAGTGGTATCAACCTTTATTCCTCAAGTCTTACCTGCCGGCACAGCCAATATCTATTTTGAAGCTGCTGTTGTGATTGTCACCCTGATCTTGTTAGGAAGAACGCTTGAAGCCAAAGCGAAAGGAAATACATCTCAAGCAATTAAACGGTTAATTGGTTTACAAGCCAAAACAGCGCGAGTTTCTCGTCATGGTGAGACATTAGAAATCCCACTGGATCAAGTAGTGATGGAAGACATCGTTTTTGTTCGCCCTGGTGAAAAAATACCTGTTGATGGAGAGATTATTGATGGTCACTCTTACGTTGATGAAAGCATGATAACCGGAGAGCCTGTACCTGTATCGAAAGAGATTGGCTCTGATGTTGTGGGCGGAACCATCAATAAAACAGGTGCTTTTAGTTTTAAAGTCACCAAGGTTGGCTCCAATACCGTATTAGCACAAATCATTCGCTTAGTGGAGGAAGCTCAAGGATCTAAACTTCCTATTCAAGCACTTGTTGATAAAGTCACCATGTGGTTTGTACCCGCGGTTATGTTAGGCGCAACTATCACTTTCTTTATTTGGTTAGCTTTTGGCCCTGAGCCAGCATTAACCTTTGCGCTCATTAATGCCGTTGCCGTGTTAATTATTGCCTGCCCATGTGCTATGGGATTAGCAACACCAACATCCATTATGGTGGGTACAGGTCGCGCGGCAGAATTGGGCATTCTTTTCCGTAAAGGTGAAGCCTTACAAGCCTTACGTGATGTCAATGTTGTAGCACTTGATAAAACAGGGACATTAACAAAAGGTCGTCCTGAATTAACGGATTTAATTCCAGCAGAAGGCTTTGAATATAACGAAGTCTTACGCCTTGTTGCAGCTATTGAAACGTATTCGGAACACCCTATTGCAGAAGCTATTGTCAATGCAGCTAAAGAGGCAGAGTTAACACTCGCTGCGGTTGAGAATTTTGAAGCAGTTCCAGGTTTTGGCGTTAGTGCAACAGTAGATGGAAGAATGGTATCTGTTGGTGCTGATCGCTTTATGAAACAACTTGAATTAGATGTCAGTCACTTTATCTCTTCAGCACAGAAACTCGGTGAGCAAGGCAAAAGCCCTCTTTATGCAGCCATTGATGGGCGTCTTGCTGCCATTATTGCAGTTGCAGATCCGATTAAAGAAACAACCCCTGAAGCAATCAAAGCTTTACATGATTTAGGTTTGAGAGTTGCCATGATCACTGGTGATAACGAAGCCACAGCAAAAGCGATCGCTAAACAGTTAGGTATTGATGAAATTGCGGCTGAAGTACTTCCTGATGGAAAAGTCGAAGCCTTAAAACAATTTAGCCATAAAGGTGCCAAAGTCGCTTTTGTTGGTGATGGTATCAATGATGCTCCAGCACTTGCACAGGCTGATGTTGGGTTAGCGATTGGTACAGGAACCGATGTCGCTATTGAAGCTGCTGATGTGGTGTTAATGTCGGGTGATCTGCGCGGTGTCGTTGATGCAATAGCTTTAAGTCAAGCAACTATTCGCAATATCAAGCAAAACTTATTTTGGGCTTTTGCCTATAACGCTTTATTAATTCCTGTCGCGGCTGGCATGCTTTATCCAATTAATGGCATGTTACTTTCACCCATCATTGCTGCTGCCGCAATGGCGCTTTCAAGTGTATTTGTATTGGGTAACGCCTTACGACTAAAACGTTTTCAAGCACCAATGAAAGCTCATTAATAGATTGATTTTCTTTATAGCCAGACTCCACAAGGGTCTGGCTCAATATTATAAAGCGACTACTTTATACTTATAGAGAGTGCTTTATTATCCGATAAGGAGGACATAATGAATATTGGTCAAGCAGCAAAGAAGTCCGGTATTTCAAGCAAAATGATCCGTTATTATGAGCAGATTGGCTTAATTCCCAAGGCTATTCGTACTGATTCAGGTTATCGCGATTACACGGATGCAGACGTAGCTTGCTTTCGTTTTATTCGCCATTCTCGAGCGCTTGGTTTTTCGACAGAACAAATATCAACATTGTTGGTTTTATGGAATAACAGAGAACGCGCCAGTGCTGATGTGAAATCTATTGCACTCTCCCATATCGAAGAGCTCAATCATAAAATTGCTGAGCTACAACAAATGACAAAAACGCTAGAACATTTAGCGAAAAATTGCCAAGGTGACAACAATCCTGATTGCCCGATTATTGCGGGATTAGTTGAGCCCCAGTCAGGCTCTCAAAGTAAAACGACCAACAGTCACCTTTCTCACCTTCGCTCTTCAATTTAGTTTTTCTATCAACCATAAAAAAATCCCGCTTATTGCTAAGCGGGATTTTCTTGTTCAACGAAAGGTTAAATAACCATTATTACCAACGGATAAATTAACCTAATTGACCATGACAATGCTTAAATTTCTTACCCGATCCACAAGGGCATGGTTCGTTACGTCCCACTTTTTTACCAGCGGCAACTTGACCATCTACTGCTGACATTTGAGACTCTTTTGTCACTTCATGGCTTAATTGTTGTTGTTTAGCTAAACGTTCAGCTTCTTCACGGCGACGGCGTTCTAACTCTTCAACTTCTTCAGGTAAACGAACCTGTACTTTGCTTAATGTGCTGATCACCTCGTATTTCAGTGATTCCAACATATTAGCAAACATAGCGAACGATTCACGTTTGTACTCTTGTTTTGGATCTTTTTGTGCATAACCACGTAAGTGGATACCTTGACGTAAATAATCCATTGCAGCCAAGTGCTCTTTCCACAGTGAATCCAGCGTTTGTAACATCACGCCTTTTTCAAAGTTACGCATCATTTCAGCGCTAACGATCTCTTCTTTCGCTTTATAAACTTCGATAGATTTTTCTAAAATACGCTCACGTAATGTTTCTTCGTGTAATTCAGGTTCTTTATCTAACCACTCTTTGATTGGTAAATTTAAATCAAAGTCTTTTTGTAGACATGCTGTTAAACCTTCGATATCCCACATTTCTTCCAATGATTGAGGTGGAATATAGTTATCAATCATTGAAGTGAAGACGTCTTGGCGAATACTATCAATCGTTTCGCTTACGTCTGCCACATCCAATAATTCGTTACGCTGAGTATAGATTGCACGACGTTGGTCATTTGCTACGTCATCATATTCAAGCAGTTGCTTACGAATATCAAAGTTGCGGTTTTCTACTTTACGCTGTGCGTTTGCAATCGCTTTGGTTACCCAAGGGTGCTCAATCGCTTCGGTTTCATTCATACCTAATTTACGCATCATGCCAGACACTTTGTCTGAAGCAAAAATACGCATTAAGGAGTCTTCCATAGATAAATAGAAACGAGAAGAACCTTCATCACCTTGACGACCCGCACGACCACGTAACTGGTTATCAATACGACGAGATTCGTGACGCTCAGTACCAATGATATGTAAACCACCTGATGCTAATACTGCATCATGGCGCTCTTTCCATTTAGCTTTGATTTCTTCGATTTGCGCTTCGGTTGGCTCTTCAAGTTTAGCCACTTCAGTTTGCCAACTACCCCCTAACACGATATCAGTACCACGACCTGCCATGTTAGTTGCAATAGTTACCGCTGAAGGTAAACCTGCGTTAGCAATGATGTCCGCTTCCATTGCGTGGAATTTCGCATTCAGCACGTTATGGTGAACATTCGCTTTAGTCAGCGCTTTAGAAATTTCTTCTGATTTTTCAATTGAAATGGTACCCACAAGAACAGGCTGACCATTTTGAGTACGCTCGCGAATATCTTCAATAATGGCTGCAAATTTACCTTGCTCATTCATATAAACTAAGTCAGGCAGATCTTTACGTACCATTGGGCGGTTAGTTGGGATAACAATGGTTTCTAAGCGATAAATAGAGTTAAATTCAAATGCTTCTGTATCCGCAGTACCGGTCATCCCTGCTAATTTTTCGTATAAACGGAAATAGTTTTGGAATGTGATTGACGCTAAGGTTTGGTTCTCATTTTGGATCTTCACACCTTCTTTTGCTTCAACCGCTTGGTGTAAACCATCAGACCAACGACGACCTTGCATTGTACGACCCGTGTGTTCGTCAACAATGATAACTTCGCCATCTTTAACAATGTAGTCAACGTCTTTGGTAAATAGTGCGTGAGCACGTAATGCTGCTGTCACATGGTGCATTAACATAATGTTAGCCGGTGAGTATAAAGACTCTCCTTCTTTCATCATGCCAGCATCTGCTAATAACCCTTCGATTTTAACCAAACCGCGTTCTGTGATGTTCACTTGACGTGTTTTTTCATCAACAGAGTAATCGCCTTCACCTTGGAAAGTATCTGAGTCTTCTTTTTCTTGAGAAATCAAGTGAGGGATCACTTTATTCATTTGAATATAAAGCTCAGAACTATCTTCTGCTGGGCCTGAGATAATCAATGGAGTACGTGCTTCATCGATTAAGATAGAGTCAACCTCATCCACTAATGCATAGTGTAATTTACGTTGAACACGTTCTTGTGGGCTAAATGCCATGTTGTCACGCAGGTAGTCAAAACCAAATTCGTTGTTCGTACCGTAAGTAATATCAGCATTATAGGCTTCGCGTTTTACTGGTGGCGCCATATTTGGCAAGTTGATACCAACGCTTAACCCCAAGAATTCAAACAGAGGACGGTTATTTTCGGCGTCACGTTGTGCAAGATAGTCATTGACGGTAACAACGTGAACCCCTTTACCTGATAACGCATTTAAATATGCTGGTAATGTTGCCGTTAATGTTTTACCTTCACCTGTACGCATTTCTGCAATACAACGCTCATTTAGCACCATACCACCGATTAACTGCACATCGAAGTGACGCATACCAAAGACACGCTTACTTGCTTCACGTACGGTTGCAAATGCTTCAGGTAAAATATCTTCTTCTTTTTCACCGCTTTTTAAACGCTCACGAAATTCATTTGTTTTCGCTTTTAATTCATCATCAGTCAGCTTTTCAAATTCAGGTTCTAATTTATTAATTTCACCAACAACTTTACGCATACGACGGATTGTACGATCATTACGACTACCAAAAATTTTGGTTACAATTTTACCTAACATAAATCTTTATTCTCATTTATGGCGTGAAACGCCGAAAACAGCCTCTGTATCTATCAATAAACAGAGATAATCATAATCTTATTAGATTAAGTGACTCATTAAGCTGTTAGATAAGGCCCTGCGCGAATACCGCGGATTTGTGCAAGCCATAATCCGGTATGATAGGAATTTGTATTCTGTACTAAAACATAGCCAGAAAGAGGAAGGTTGCTTACTGCTGATGATGGAGTTTCTGTTAATAAGGCATACAGAGTATCAAGCATAACCTCTGCAACATTGGAAACAGGTAACGGCTCATCTTTGGCTTTAACCATCAATTCAGGCGAATTAATGGTGAATGCAAAAGAGAGCTGCTTAATCACATTTTTTACTGCGTGTTGTTGCCAGTAATTAAAGGTGAAGGATGAAGCAGGATTCTGTACACTTTGACGTAAGAATAAGTTATCAAACGCAATAAGTGCCTGACTTTGACGGTTTTGAGATAAAGGGGTATCAGTTTGCTGTGGATTTTCGGCATGAGCAGACAACAGCGAAGGTATTCCAATACCTGCTGCTACCATCCCTAAAAGCAAATGCGACCAAAAATATCGCCTGCCAAACTGTCGCCAAAAACTTATAATGCTCATTAACCTTCGTTGCTCATTAATCTTTATTTTGTGGAGTCAAAATCTATGCGGGATAGTTACCCACAATCATTGGAAAAAATCTTCATTGAACTTGAAGGCTCCAATAAGAGTACATTACAACTTATACAACAGCGTGCAACGATTTTACTAAAATTAAATCGCGCCGTCATGGCTCTTTTACCTGTTCCTTTACGAGATAAGTGCCGTGTCGCAAATTATCGCAGTGCTATTTTAATTATTGAAGTTGCAAACGCAAGTTGGTTAACTCGTTTACGTTATGAAACCCCATCATTACTTTCTGCATTGAGACAAGAAATTTTACCATCCTTATCCTCAATAGACATCAAAATAAATCCGTCTTTAGGAATAAAACAGGAAAAAAGATCTTTAATATCATCATTAAAAGAGCAAGAGCCTATAAAGAGACGTCACTTAAGTTTAGAAAGCGCACAATCATTGAAGTATTTGGCAGAGAAAAGCCCGAAGAAATTAAGAGAAAGATTAGAACGGTTGGCTGCACTTGCCGGAGAGAGTACAAGTACAGCCAAAGATGAACGTTAATTAGAGATAATTAACGCGCTTTCCTTCGCAGGAATTAAGCAAAGACCATTGAGGGAGCTTTGAATGCCACTGGCATTTGCGCTTCGTCTTCAAATGTGACGAATTCCCACGCAGATTCTTTTGCTAATACAGCTTGGAGCAATTTATTGTTCAGTGCGTGACCTGATTTAAACGCGGTGAATTCACCGATAATGTTATAGCCACACATAAATAAATCACCGATTGCATCCAACATTTTGTGACGAACGAATTCATCTTCAAAACGTAGGCCATCGTCGTTGAGAACACGATAGTCATCAACTACGATTGCACAATCGAAGCTTCCGCCTAAACACAATCCTTTAGATTGTAGGTATTCGATATCACGCATAAATCCAAAAGTACGAGCACGACTGATTTGGCTCATAAAAGACTCAGCGGAGAAATCTAATTTATAACGCTGTGTACTTGCATCGATGGCAGGGTGATTAAAATCGATAGTAAAATCTAATTTAAACCCGTTGTATGGACGCATTTCTGCCCATTTATCGCCATCTTCTACACGTACTGTTTCTTTAATGCGAATGAATTTCTTCGCAGTACGAAGTTCTTCAATGCCTGCATCAAGTAACAAGAAAACAAAAGGTGCCGCACTTCCATCCATAATTGGAATTTCAGGTGCATTCACTTCAATTACGATATTATCAATGCCTAAACCAGCCAGTGCTGCGTTTAAATGCTCAACGGTTGATATACGCACATCGTCTTCGTTAACTAAGCAAGTACATAACATAGTGTCACGAACTGATTTTGCGTCTGCTGGAAAATCCACCGGTGGATTTAAGTCAGTACGACGGTAGATGACCCCAGTATTTGCTGGCGCCGGACGCATTGTAAGCGTAACTTTTTTACCCGTGTGAAGTCCCACACCAGTTGCTTGTACAATTCGTTTCAATGTCCGTTGTTTGATCATCATTTTATCTCGCAATGTTATCCGTCCTACCAATCATTATACTTATAATTGGCAGGACAGTTTAGCACAAAAAGCGGAGATGCCAATCTTTTTGGCGATTAATCAGCCTGTTTTCTCAGGAACGCAGGGATATCTAAATAATCCGGTTCTTTGTTTGCCTGAGTAGATTGTTCGTTAACGGCTTTTGCTGCTGGCTTGCTTTCTTCTACGGCAGAGAAAGAAGACATGCTATTTTGCATTTGCTGGTAACGATTCTCCATTGCGCTTTGCTGATTCTGTTTATTAGTTACCAACGTAATCTCTGGACGTTTGTCCATACCAATACCTGTTGCAACCACAGTCACACGCAATTCATCATTCATTTCTGGGTCAAGGGATGTACCGATAACCACAGTCGCATTATCTGATGCAAATGCACGAATGGTATTACCCACTGTTTCAAATTCATCAAGACGTAAGTCAAAACCAGCTGTGATGTTGACTAACACACCACGAGCGCCAGATAAGTCGATGTCTTCCAATAATGGACTTGAAATCGCCATTTCTGCTGCTTCTTCAGCACGATCTTCGCCTTTCGCAGCACCAGATCCCATCATGGCATAACCCATTTCAGACATCACAGTTCTTACGTCAGCAAAGTCAACGTTCATTAAACCTGGACGGGTAATTAGCTCAGCGATACCTTGAACTGCACCTTTTAATACATCATTAGCCGCACCAAACGCATCTAATAATGAAATACCACGACCAAGTACTTTTAATAATTTGTCATTTGGAATAGTGATTAATGAGTCAACATGTTTTGACAACTCAGTAATACCTTGTTCCGCAAATGCCATACGTTTTTTGCCTTCAAAATTAAAAGGCTTAGTTACTACAGCAACGGTCAAAATGCCTAATTCTTTAGCCACTTCTGCAACAACAGGCGCAGCACCAGTACCAGTACCACCGCCCATACCAGCTGCGATAAAGACCATATCGGCACCTTCAAGTGCTGCACGTAACCCTTCGCGATCTTCCTCAGCAGCATTACGGCCCACTTCAGGATTTGCACCTGCACCTAAGCCTTTCGTAATGGCATTACCAATTTGGATAGTCTGTCCGACCGCTGTTTTACGTAGCGCTTGAGCATCCGTATTGACTGCAAAGAAATCTACGCCTTCAATACGTTCACGAACCATGTGCTCAACCGCATTACCGCCGCCGCCACCAACGCCGATGACTTTGATCACCGCATCGTTGGTTAATTCCATAGGTTCAAACATAATTTCTCTCCGTTTTGTGCCTTCTCAGGGCCGCTTGCTCAAACGACCTCTTTTTAAATTTGTCTGATTATTAAAACTCTCTTTTTAGCCAACCAGTGAGTTTCTTAAATAAACCACTGACAGCAGAGCGTTTCTCGGTTTCAGTTTCCTCACCAAAGTGAGATTCTTTACCGTAATGCAAGAGCCCAACCGCTGTTGAGTAGTAGGGATCCTGCGCATAATCTGTTAGCCCGGTAATATTTAACGGTTTACCGATCCGTACTTGCGTGTGGAAAACACGTTGAGCACATTCAACAAGTCCATCAATCTGTGCAGCACCACCTGTTAGCACGATACCTGCGGCTAAATGATGCTTAATCCCTTGCTGACGTAACTGTTCTTGAACTTTTAAAATCTCTTCATTAACAAGATTGAGCAATTCGGTATAACGAGGCTCAATCACCTCAGCAAGAGTTTGTCGTTGCAGACTTCTTGGTGGTCTGCCTCCGACACTTGGAACCTCAACATTTTCATCTTTACCAACTAAAGAACCTAATGCACAACCATGGCGAACTTTGATAGCTTCTGCATCATTTGGCGGTGTGCCAAAAGCGTAAGCGATATCGCTGGTTACAACATTGCCTGCATAAGGAATAACGCGAGTATGTCTTAATGCTCCACCGGTATAAATAGCGATATCCATTGTACCGCCACCAATATCAACAACACACACACCTAATTCACGTTCATCTTCTGTTAATACAGCGAAACTTGAAGCGAGTCCCGCAAAAATCAGTTGATCCACTTTTAACCCACAGCGTTCAACTGCTTTTACAATATTCTTTGCCATATCGTTATGGCAGGTAATTAAATGAACTTTAGCCTGCATACGCACGCCCGATAATCCAACTGGGTTTTTGATCCCTTCTTGATAATCAATGGCATACTCTTGCGGTATAACGTGTAGAACACGGTGTTCATCTTTTACTTTGACGGATTTCGCGGTATGTACCACGCTATCAACATCATCTTGAGTTACTTCTTCTTCTGAAATTGGCAC
Protein-coding sequences here:
- the secA gene encoding preprotein translocase subunit SecA, whose protein sequence is MLGKIVTKIFGSRNDRTIRRMRKVVGEINKLEPEFEKLTDDELKAKTNEFRERLKSGEKEEDILPEAFATVREASKRVFGMRHFDVQLIGGMVLNERCIAEMRTGEGKTLTATLPAYLNALSGKGVHVVTVNDYLAQRDAENNRPLFEFLGLSVGINLPNMAPPVKREAYNADITYGTNNEFGFDYLRDNMAFSPQERVQRKLHYALVDEVDSILIDEARTPLIISGPAEDSSELYIQMNKVIPHLISQEKEDSDTFQGEGDYSVDEKTRQVNITERGLVKIEGLLADAGMMKEGESLYSPANIMLMHHVTAALRAHALFTKDVDYIVKDGEVIIVDEHTGRTMQGRRWSDGLHQAVEAKEGVKIQNENQTLASITFQNYFRLYEKLAGMTGTADTEAFEFNSIYRLETIVIPTNRPMVRKDLPDLVYMNEQGKFAAIIEDIRERTQNGQPVLVGTISIEKSEEISKALTKANVHHNVLNAKFHAMEADIIANAGLPSAVTIATNMAGRGTDIVLGGSWQTEVAKLEEPTEAQIEEIKAKWKERHDAVLASGGLHIIGTERHESRRIDNQLRGRAGRQGDEGSSRFYLSMEDSLMRIFASDKVSGMMRKLGMNETEAIEHPWVTKAIANAQRKVENRNFDIRKQLLEYDDVANDQRRAIYTQRNELLDVADVSETIDSIRQDVFTSMIDNYIPPQSLEEMWDIEGLTACLQKDFDLNLPIKEWLDKEPELHEETLRERILEKSIEVYKAKEEIVSAEMMRNFEKGVMLQTLDSLWKEHLAAMDYLRQGIHLRGYAQKDPKQEYKRESFAMFANMLESLKYEVISTLSKVQVRLPEEVEELERRRREEAERLAKQQQLSHEVTKESQMSAVDGQVAAGKKVGRNEPCPCGSGKKFKHCHGQLG
- the secM gene encoding secA translation cis-regulator SecM → MSIISFWRQFGRRYFWSHLLLGMVAAGIGIPSLLSAHAENPQQTDTPLSQNRQSQALIAFDNLFLRQSVQNPASSFTFNYWQQHAVKNVIKQLSFAFTINSPELMVKAKDEPLPVSNVAEVMLDTLYALLTETPSSAVSNLPLSGYVLVQNTNSYHTGLWLAQIRGIRAGPYLTA
- a CDS encoding DUF721 domain-containing protein, with amino-acid sequence MRDSYPQSLEKIFIELEGSNKSTLQLIQQRATILLKLNRAVMALLPVPLRDKCRVANYRSAILIIEVANASWLTRLRYETPSLLSALRQEILPSLSSIDIKINPSLGIKQEKRSLISSLKEQEPIKRRHLSLESAQSLKYLAEKSPKKLRERLERLAALAGESTSTAKDER
- the lpxC gene encoding UDP-3-O-acyl-N-acetylglucosamine deacetylase; protein product: MIKQRTLKRIVQATGVGLHTGKKVTLTMRPAPANTGVIYRRTDLNPPVDFPADAKSVRDTMLCTCLVNEDDVRISTVEHLNAALAGLGIDNIVIEVNAPEIPIMDGSAAPFVFLLLDAGIEELRTAKKFIRIKETVRVEDGDKWAEMRPYNGFKLDFTIDFNHPAIDASTQRYKLDFSAESFMSQISRARTFGFMRDIEYLQSKGLCLGGSFDCAIVVDDYRVLNDDGLRFEDEFVRHKMLDAIGDLFMCGYNIIGEFTAFKSGHALNNKLLQAVLAKESAWEFVTFEDEAQMPVAFKAPSMVFA
- the ftsZ gene encoding cell division protein FtsZ; the encoded protein is MFEPMELTNDAVIKVIGVGGGGGNAVEHMVRERIEGVDFFAVNTDAQALRKTAVGQTIQIGNAITKGLGAGANPEVGRNAAEEDREGLRAALEGADMVFIAAGMGGGTGTGAAPVVAEVAKELGILTVAVVTKPFNFEGKKRMAFAEQGITELSKHVDSLITIPNDKLLKVLGRGISLLDAFGAANDVLKGAVQGIAELITRPGLMNVDFADVRTVMSEMGYAMMGSGAAKGEDRAEEAAEMAISSPLLEDIDLSGARGVLVNITAGFDLRLDEFETVGNTIRAFASDNATVVIGTSLDPEMNDELRVTVVATGIGMDKRPEITLVTNKQNQQSAMENRYQQMQNSMSSFSAVEESKPAAKAVNEQSTQANKEPDYLDIPAFLRKQAD
- the ftsA gene encoding cell division protein FtsA gives rise to the protein MIKATDRKLVVGLEIGTAKVATLVGEILPDGVVNIIGVGSCPSRGMDKGGVNDLESVVKCVQRAVDQAELMADCQISSVYLALSGKHISCQNEIGMVPISEEEVTQDDVDSVVHTAKSVKVKDEHRVLHVIPQEYAIDYQEGIKNPVGLSGVRMQAKVHLITCHNDMAKNIVKAVERCGLKVDQLIFAGLASSFAVLTEDERELGVCVVDIGGGTMDIAIYTGGALRHTRVIPYAGNVVTSDIAYAFGTPPNDAEAIKVRHGCALGSLVGKDENVEVPSVGGRPPRSLQRQTLAEVIEPRYTELLNLVNEEILKVQEQLRQQGIKHHLAAGIVLTGGAAQIDGLVECAQRVFHTQVRIGKPLNITGLTDYAQDPYYSTAVGLLHYGKESHFGEETETEKRSAVSGLFKKLTGWLKREF